A window from Manduca sexta isolate Smith_Timp_Sample1 chromosome 24, JHU_Msex_v1.0, whole genome shotgun sequence encodes these proteins:
- the LOC115443913 gene encoding uncharacterized protein LOC115443913, producing MNNAILKLLSVLIWLRGVFADDCEVEYEAAFNEDICSCNNFDNKIVNFEGLKLSGSESGESDRQMSMKGIISLSKEIEEGNAVQIEIYKETDLGNKEFVNGARWDICQNLHNTDAPWYPLLECLGISECPILAKDYAIEELFISLDSVKNVMTHEFCGDYEVHLCLVDDLETLSCHIVNLAIVETLGENCKR from the exons atgAATAATGCTATTTTGAAGTTGTTAAGCGTATTGATATGGCTTCGTGGCGTATTTGCTGATGATTGTGAA gTAGAATACGAAGCAGCATTCAATGAAGATATATGCTCCTGCAACAATTTCGACAACAAAATAGTAAATTTTGAAGGATTGAAGTTGAGCGGTAGTGAAAGTGGTGAGAGTGACAGGCAAATGAGCATGAAAGGCATCATATCGCTGAGTAAAGAAATCGAAGAAGGAAATGCG GTACAAATTGAGATTTATAAGGAAACAGATTTAGGCAATAAGGAGTTTGTAAATGGCGCTCGATGGGATATCTGTCAGAATTTACACAACACTGACGCGCCATGGTATCCTTTACTGGAATGTTTGGGAATCTCCGAATGTCCTATTCTTGCT AAAGACTACGCAATCGAAGAACTATTTATATCATTGGACAGCGTCAAAAATGTAATGACCCATGAATTCTGTGGAGACTACGAAGTCCATTTGTGTCTTGTTGACGATTTGGAGACTCTCTCCTGTCACATCGTAAACCTGGCAATAGTGGAAACGCTCGGGGAAAACTGTAAACGCTGA